The proteins below come from a single Triticum aestivum cultivar Chinese Spring chromosome 5D, IWGSC CS RefSeq v2.1, whole genome shotgun sequence genomic window:
- the LOC123119162 gene encoding dihydroceramide fatty acyl 2-hydroxylase FAH1: protein MVAQAFTVDLDKPLVFQVGHLEEQYQDWVHQPIVSKEGPRFFANDVLEFLTRTKWWAVPLIWLPVVCWCLNTSIQMGHTVPEVALMVVAGIFIWTLVEYVLHRYLFHIDTKSYWTNTAHYLLHGCHHKHPMDGLRLVFPPTAAAILCYPFWNFVKLFTTTTTTPGVFGGGLLGYVIYDCTHYYLHHAQPSSDPAKYLKKYHLNHHFRIQNKGFGITSTLWDHVFGTLPSTKTADKSS, encoded by the exons ATGGTTGCTCAAGCCTTTACCGTCGATTTGGACAAGCCTCTTGTATTTCAG GTTGGTCATCTGGAGGAACAGTATCAGGACTGGGTTCACCAGCCAATTGTTAGCAAAGAGGGGCCACGGTTTTTTGCCAATGATGTATTGGAG TTCTTAACACGTACGAAATGGTGGGCAGTTCCTCTCATTTGGTTGCCTGTTGTTTGCTGGTGCTTGAATACATCAATCCAAATGGGCCACACAGTTCCAGAAGTAGCGCTGATGGTTGTGGCAGGAATATTCATCTGGACACTGGTTGAATACGTGCTGCATCGGTACCTTTTCCACATAGATACTAAAAGTTACTG GACAAACACAGCTCACTACCTTCTGCATGGATGCCATCACAAGCATCCAATGGATGGACTTCGACTTGTGTTTCCACCAACTGCTGCAGCCATCTTGTGCTATCCG TTCTGGAATTTTGTCAAGCTCTTCACTACTACAACTACCACTCCTGGCGTGTTTGGAGGTGGCCTGTTGGGTTACGTGATCTATGATTGCACACACTACTACCTGCATCACGCACAGCCCTCATCCGATCCTGCAAAATATCTCAAG AAATACCATCTGAACCATCACTTCAGAATTCAAAACAAGGGCTTTGGAATAACATCGACCCTGTGGGACCATGTATTTGGAACGCTGCCTTCAACAAAAACCGCCGACAAGAGCTCTTGA